The genomic window AGTGCATGAATTCATTCTACCTTGGCATTTGGCAAAGACCTTTTCTTGAAATTTGTTATGCATGTTATAACTTAACTTGTAATTTCAATTTTTTCAACTATCTATCACTATTGGTTGTCAATAAACATGTGCATGAATTTTATTATATACGATGGCAATTCTAATTTTTATAGTTTGTGGTGCTTACTATATATAACAGTACTtgttttttttagtttttcaCAAAATGCAAATGTAGAAAAATAATTGGTATGTTTGTTTTATGTTTATTGCTAGCACCTGATGTAGGTCTTGAGTAGAAATGAAGTATTTGGTTTAGATATGGTCCTACCGCCTGAGTCTGGATAAACACAATGTCTCACCTGCATAACAGCTTTCAGTACTTGCCTACAGCTCGCATTGATGCAGTgtatctagagaaagatgtcgcTAACCTATTTTGTAATCTTCCATAGGATAAATCGCTGATCTTGACTGGCCCAGCTCGAGGACTTATCTTGTCAGATTTTATATATCTCGAGGTGGATCTCAAGATTAAGGGCGCGCGGGGGCAGGACAAACAACTTAGCAAGGGATTGCTTGAGATTGATGGCCGAAAACTTACCCGATTGGAAACAAATGAGGTTATGCAGGTCACTTGTGCTAGTCAGCTTAGCACTGTGGAGGTGAAATTTACGGTTGTTAAAAGAGCAGTGGAGGCCAGTGTTGAGATTCATGTCCTCTGGGGCTATTTCCACGTCCAAATCTCAGCTCACACCAGCAGCATCCTCGATGAATTTGTCCTTTTTAAAGGTGAAACAGGTGGCGTGTTTACTAGTGATGGCAGTAGAATTATCCCACTGTGGCGTCGCGTCGTGAATGTATGTTTGACAGAGAAGCTGATCTTTACAATTGAAACTAGAGATGGCACCAAACTGATCATCGAGTCAACTCCAGCCACACATGGTTCAGATTGCTATGAATGTCCTTTCGGTTCTGAGAAGTTCCGTGTGAAGGTAACTTAGTCAGTAACAAAGATTACAGACATAATTTGGCCCTGTTAGGGCCAGCAATGTACGGATTTATCATCTAAGTATTTGTAATCCAGTCAGATTATTTTTCTTCAATCATgagaaaaagaaccatgtgagcACTTTGAGATTGATTGTATGAAAAGGGCTCTACATACTTCCTTCGGAATCTGCAATAGATTACATTTATCTGGATTGCAATCACAAATCGAACCTCCAATGAATCCAACACCTCCAAACAAATCACTAAGCTGCCCGTGGATCCAATTCGAACCTCCAATGAATCCAACACCTCCAAACAAATCACTAAGCTGCCCGTGGATCCAATTCTTTCCCAACAGGAAGCCTTTATTAGACACCTGCCCAACCAATTCTGACAAACCTCTCTTCCCCGACCGCGACCGACCCATCCAATCCTCCAATTCCAACTGCCTTGTAGCAATTTCCCTCTCGATCGGTCTCGGGGTTTTCATTCATCAAACTCTCAAGttgagcgtgtgcttgaggtccccGACGTGCAGCGTGTGGCTGCCGAGCGCCACCTTCCTGTTACCCAGCTCGTCCACGACGCTGAGGTCCTTGCACACGTCCACCTTGAACGCCACCACGCCCACCTGCCCGGGCTCCAGCGACACCTTCTCGAACCCCAGCAGGTGCTTCGCCGGAGCGTTGTGCACCGCCGGCGGCGACGAGAACAGGAACACCGTGTGGCCGCCGGACATCTTGCCCGCGTTCCGCACCCGGAGGTGCACGTCGAACGCCAGGCCCTCACAGTGCGCGCCCTCGGCCTCCACGGACAGGCAGCGCTCGGTCAGGCACGTGTGGCCCTCCGCGAGCTGCAGGGCCACCTGCTTCGGCGCCGACACCAGGTGGTGCGCGAAGCTGGTGTAGCTCAGCCCGTCGCCGAACGCGTACACCGTGTCGCCCGTGTAGAACCGGTACGTCCGGCCGGGGTAGCCCGTCGACGGGTCCGGCCGCATGCGCATGTCGGTCATCGGGACCTTGGTGAACGACTCGGGGTACCACGTCACCGGCAACCTTCCACCTGAGCGACCACCATCATCAAAACAGTCAGTCATTCTCAGTACAGACAGAGCTATGCGTTGCGGACGCAGCTAGCGTGCAGTGTAATTACTTGGGTTGTGGTAGCCGAAGAGGACGTCGGCGATGGCGGCGCCGCCGGCTTCGCCGGGGTATCCGACCCAGAGAATCGCAGCGATCTTGTCGCTGGACTTGGCGAACGAGATATCGAAGGGGCCGCCTGACATGACGACGAGGATGCACGGGCCTCTGGACGCGTTGGCGACCGCGGACACGAGCTGCGGCTGCTGGCCCGGCAGCAGGAGGCTCGTCCGGTCCAGGCTCTCGCGCTCGATGGACTGGTCGGCGCCGACGACCAGCACGGTCACGTCAGCGCTGGCCGCGGCCTTGGTGGCCGCGTCGAGCTGCAGGCTGTTGCCGCTGCAGCCCACGTTCGTGCACCCCGGCTGGTACACGGTGGCCACGTTCGCGCCCAGGCCCTGCAGCGGCGGCGTGTACTTGCACGGCGTACCTGTATGCCATCGATCGGACACAGACAGCAGTAGTCAGTGAGCATGCTCTTGCCTTGCTTAAGAGTTAAGACAGAGTTCTTGACATAAGAATTTCTTGGATGATCGTCATATACTACGTACTGTACCTTCGTAGTTGCCGATCATGGTGAAGCTGGCATTGGCATTGGGGCCAATGACGGCCATTGACTTGATGGAGCTGGCGGAGAGCGGGAGCGCGCCGCTGTTCTTGAGGAGCACGATGCCCTGGCGCGCGGCCTCGCGAGCCAGCTCCTGGTTGGAGGACGTGCACACGTCGCTGGGGCCAAGGTTGCCGAACGGCAGCTCCCGCGGGTCGCCGTCGAAGAAGCCCAGCCGCATGAGCGTGACGAAGTTGTTGGTGATGGCCCGGTCGACGTCGGACTCCGACAGCTTGCCGGCCTGCACGGCCGCCACCGTGTGCTGCGCCAGGAAGTTGCCGCAGTTCAGGTCCAGCCCTGCCGGAGTCAGCACACGTGTGAAGACGTCGTCGAAATGGTGAACTGTTCTCGTAGCAGAGCACCAGCATGAATGAGCAGGGCCGTTGCCGGTTTGGCATAGTACCTGCTTTGATCGAGATGGCGGCTGCGTCCTCGGGGGTTTTGGTGTAGTGTTGGTTGTTGTACAGCACATCGACCGAGTCGCAGTCTGACGAAATGTACCTACAGAGATCAATCACCATTGGGCTAACATTTCAGAATTAAGCAGCATTTTGCCATTTGAGCTCTCCTAAACTTTCAGAGCTTAAATACACAAGATTAATGGTATTGTTAAAGATGTTTTCTGAACATGAGATTAGTTGCAGTTCTGCAAAAAGTCATGGTGGATTTGGATTGGATACACACCCGTTGAGCTTCCAGTCCCCTCTAATGACTCCTGACAGGAGATCCTTGTCGGCACAGGTGGGCTTCCCGTTGACCTGGTTGTAGGAGCACATGACGCTGGCCACGTTCCCGTCCACCACGCAGCTCTTGAACGGGGGCTGGAACGTATCGTCCAGGTCCTGCTGCGACACCTGATGAACCCACATCACAAAGCCGAAAGATCAGAATGCTGAAACTTGCCGCGTTCGCGTTTCTCTGGACCATCCATCCATCTCGCAAGGGATCTTCAGAGACTGTCAGTACGTCTCGCTGCGTAACAGCGATCATGGACTGATGATTGCTTGGAAAGAAACACATGGTTAGGTTAGGTGCGTCATTGTGTTATCTAATAATCTGCCTAGTATTCCCAGACCAATATACAAACCCAAAAGCCAAAATGTTCTTCTCGTGATCCTGGCAGATACTAGATATAATATGGTACAGTTTACGATAGTGCTCTATCCTCCAAGGGACCAAAGGCATTGAAAAATGGCGCGTCCAGAACAGCAGCGCCCGAGCGCTGCCACGGAGGCGCGAATGCAGGTTTGTTTATGCGTCTCGGTGGACAGAGATCGGCCATTTCGGGTAAACGGCCTGTCTGAAACCACCGGAATCTGATGGGATTAACAACTGCTAAAACAAAAATCCGTGGTGGTCGATGATCATTGATCAGTGGTGAGTGACGCGTGTTGCCGGCTTTGTTTGTTAATCTATACTAGATGTGCGCGTTGGGACATTCCCTAATCAATCATTCTTCTTTCTTAATACGGGGGATTCTCCATGTATCTTCATCTTCCGGTGCTTCACCCTAATCTTTTCTTTATTACTCCGTATTACtataagagagggagagagagagagagagagaaagaataaaGGGACGTTGCCATGCAAGGAGCACTAGATGTTGACGGCAAAAAGGTCGTCATCTCATCGACGCAGCTTTGCAGCCAAGCCACAGAATGGGAGAAGCAAGCAGTGGCCAgttgccatgttcgcttggctgataagccatggctgaaagtactattggctgatttgttgtgagagaaaaatactgttcgttggccgTTTACGGCGAACTTGGCGTAAAGGCCCTATCGCTAAGTGTAACATGTACTACTGTCGGTGACAGTCAGTGTGCATGAACTTGATCCGATCTAGAGCATCACTTACTACGTTGATCAGGGACGGAGGACCATACAAAAGCAGAACGGACATGGATGGATCATTTAAACAAAGCAACGAAAGGGAAAGGCTGGTGGCTGCCACATGGGTCAATCCCCAGCTGACCCTGGCCGGGCCCGGACGCGTTTCTGTTCTGCAAGCAGGTGCAGCCGTGCCGTGCTGCTGCGCAATGTGCACGGCAGCAGGCCGGTGCACTCATTTGCTTCTCGTAGCAAGCATGACTGGCTGGCGGTCTATTCAATTTGTGCAGAACGGCAAGCAATCCGGCACAAGGGGCGACGCGACCGTACGTCGCCGCTGCC from Miscanthus floridulus cultivar M001 chromosome 11, ASM1932011v1, whole genome shotgun sequence includes these protein-coding regions:
- the LOC136492424 gene encoding uncharacterized protein gives rise to the protein MEPNWAVRNAERLKREAEELVWRRKKHAAVIKSIRKYDPKDKSLILTGPARGLILSDFIYLEVDLKIKGARGQDKQLSKGLLEIDGRKLTRLETNEVMQVTCASQLSTVEVKFTVVKRAVEASVEIHVLWGYFHVQISAHTSSILDEFVLFKGETGGVFTSDGSRIIPLWRRVVNVCLTEKLIFTIETRDGTKLIIESTPATHGSDCYECPFGSEKFRVKVT
- the LOC136492547 gene encoding beta-D-xylosidase 4-like; translation: MAAALAVAAAASLLLLCSCNVARAQTPVFACDASNATLGSYGFCNRSAAASARAADLVARLTLAEKVGFLVDKQVALPRLGIPLYEWWSEALHGVSYVGPGTRFSPLVPAATSFPQPILTAASFNATLFRAIGEVVSNEARAMHNVGLAGLTFWSPNINIFRDPRWGRGQETPGEDPLLTSKYAVGYVTGLQNAGAGDSLKVAACCKHYTAYDVDNWKGVERYTFNAVVSQQDLDDTFQPPFKSCVVDGNVASVMCSYNQVNGKPTCADKDLLSGVIRGDWKLNGYISSDCDSVDVLYNNQHYTKTPEDAAAISIKAGLDLNCGNFLAQHTVAAVQAGKLSESDVDRAITNNFVTLMRLGFFDGDPRELPFGNLGPSDVCTSSNQELAREAARQGIVLLKNSGALPLSASSIKSMAVIGPNANASFTMIGNYEGTPCKYTPPLQGLGANVATVYQPGCTNVGCSGNSLQLDAATKAAASADVTVLVVGADQSIERESLDRTSLLLPGQQPQLVSAVANASRGPCILVVMSGGPFDISFAKSSDKIAAILWVGYPGEAGGAAIADVLFGYHNPSGRLPVTWYPESFTKVPMTDMRMRPDPSTGYPGRTYRFYTGDTVYAFGDGLSYTSFAHHLVSAPKQVALQLAEGHTCLTERCLSVEAEGAHCEGLAFDVHLRVRNAGKMSGGHTVFLFSSPPAVHNAPAKHLLGFEKVSLEPGQVGVVAFKVDVCKDLSVVDELGNRKVALGSHTLHVGDLKHTLNLRV